In one Oncorhynchus nerka isolate Pitt River linkage group LG7, Oner_Uvic_2.0, whole genome shotgun sequence genomic region, the following are encoded:
- the LOC115132719 gene encoding T-box transcription factor T-A translates to MTSNSDQRLDHLLSVVESEFQKGNEKGDASERDIKLGLEDAELWTKFKELTNEMIVTKTGRRMFPVLRANVSGLDPNAMYSVLLDFVAADNNRWKYVNGEWVPGGKPEPQSPSCVYIHPDSPNFGAHWMKAPVSFSKVKLSNKLNGGGQIMLNSLHKYEPRIHIVKVGGLQKMISSQSFPETQFIAVTAYQNEEITALKIKHNPFAKAFLDAKERSDHKDMPDHGGDSQQSGYSQLGGWFLPGNGPMCPSSSPPPFTGAPGHSSGSYCERYSSLRGHRAAPYPSHYPHRSSSSNNYMDNSSGALPTHDSWSALQIPNSTGMGTLAHTSNSTSNSSQYPSLWSVAGTALTPSGSSSGSISGGLTSQFLRGSSYTGLTSSLPVSSPSSMYDPSLSEVGVGVGEAQFESSIARLTASWAPVAQSY, encoded by the exons ATGACTTCAAACTCCGACCAGAGGCTGGACCACCTTCTGAGCGTGGTGGAGAGCGAGTTTCAAAAGGGCAACGAGAAAGGAGACGCCTCAGAGAGGGATATTAAACTGGGACTAGAAGATGCAGAATTATGGACCAAGTTTAAAGAACTAACCAACGAAATGATTGTCACCAAGACTGGCAG GCGGATGTTTCCAGTGCTCAGAGCGAATGTGAGCGGCTTGGACCCGAACGCTATGTACTCAGTTCTCTTGGACTTCGTGGCTGCAGACAACAACCGGTGGAAGTACGTGAACGGCGAGTGGGTTCCCGGTGGCAAGCCCGAGCCACAGAGTCCTAGCTGCGTCTACATCCACCCAGACTCGCCTAACTTCGGAGCGCACTGGATGAAAGCGCCCGTCTCATTTAGCAAAGTCAAATTGTCCAATAAACTCAACGGGGGAGGACAA ATTATGCTGAACTCTCTGCACAAGTATGAGCCCAGGATACACATTGTGAAGGTTGGAGGGCTCCAGAAGATGATCAGTAGCCAGTCTTTCCCCGAGACTCAGTTCATCGCTGTCACTGCTTACCAGAACGAAGAG ATCACTGCGTTGAAGATCAAACACAATCCATTCGCTAAAGCTTTCCTCGATGCCAAAGAGAG AAGCGACCATAAAGACATGCCAGACCATGGTGGAGACAGTCAACAGTCTGGTTATTCCCAAC tTGGTGGTTGGTTTCTACCTGGTAACGGTCCCATGTGCCCCAGCAGCAGCCCCCCTCCGTTCACCGGGGCCCCTGGCCACTCCTCAGGGTCCTACTGTGAAAGGTACTCCAGCCTGAGGGGCCACAGGGCCGCTCCCTACCCCAGCCACTACCCACACCGCTCCTCCAGCTCAA ACAACTACATGGACAACTCGTCGGGAGCCCTGCCCACCCATGACAGCTGGTCAGCCCTTCAGATCCCTAACTCCACCGGGATGGGAACCCTGGCCCATACCAGCAACTCCACATCCAACTCCAG CCAGTATCCCAGTCTGTGGTCTGTTGCCGGGACGGCCCTAACTCCTTCCGGCTCCTCCTCTGGCTCCATCTCTGGTGGCCTGACCAGCCAGTTCCTGCGAGGCTCCTCCTACACAGGCCTGACCTCCTCCCTGCCCGTATCCTCACCATCCTCCATGTACGACCCCAGCCTTAGCGAGGTGGGTGTAGGCGTGGGCGAGGCCCAGTTCGAAAGCTCCATCGCCAGGCTCACCGCCTCCTGGGCACCTGTGGCTCAGAGCTACTGA